A genomic stretch from Sulfurimonas sediminis includes:
- a CDS encoding hydrolase, whose translation MNFKPSFLLKNRHLQTLYASLFRKVLVKNFEIETFTLSDGDFLECYWKKIDNHTKTTPVVILFHGLAGSYKSPYIQGTVKELKEAGFNSVVMHFRGCSGKQNLKPRSYHSGDTQDAFEFIQAVSKRYPRAKIFAVGFSLGANMLLKLLGEKGSTCKLTAAVAVSAPMLLDKCATHINKGFAKFYQKILLKDLKRDLEKKYESFNMKQIISLQRNEIKKLKNFWEFDNAYTAPVHGFSSAQEYYTKSSSRQFLKLISTPTLIIHAKDDPFMPPDILPKYNEISSAVELEVSEFGGHVGFVSGSIFHPEYWMEKRVVKFFYLRA comes from the coding sequence ATGAATTTCAAACCATCTTTTTTATTAAAAAACAGACACCTGCAAACACTCTATGCCAGCCTCTTTCGAAAGGTTCTTGTCAAAAATTTTGAGATAGAAACATTCACTCTCAGTGACGGAGATTTTCTCGAATGTTACTGGAAAAAGATTGATAATCATACAAAAACGACTCCTGTTGTCATACTCTTTCACGGATTGGCAGGTTCTTATAAATCTCCCTATATTCAAGGAACAGTAAAAGAACTCAAAGAAGCGGGATTCAACAGTGTGGTTATGCATTTTAGAGGCTGTTCGGGTAAACAAAATCTCAAACCAAGATCATATCACAGTGGCGATACGCAAGATGCTTTTGAATTTATACAGGCTGTTTCAAAAAGATATCCCCGGGCAAAGATATTTGCGGTCGGATTTTCACTCGGTGCAAATATGCTCCTGAAACTTTTAGGAGAAAAAGGCTCTACATGTAAACTTACTGCCGCTGTTGCTGTATCTGCACCGATGCTTTTAGACAAATGTGCTACACACATAAATAAAGGCTTTGCAAAATTTTATCAAAAAATTTTATTAAAAGATTTAAAAAGAGATTTGGAAAAAAAATATGAATCTTTTAATATGAAACAGATTATTTCTTTGCAGCGAAATGAGATAAAAAAATTAAAAAATTTTTGGGAATTTGACAATGCCTACACAGCACCTGTTCACGGCTTTTCCTCTGCACAGGAGTATTATACAAAATCCAGCAGCAGACAATTTTTAAAACTCATATCAACGCCAACACTCATTATTCATGCAAAAGATGACCCTTTTATGCCTCCTGATATATTGCCAAAATACAATGAAATATCATCTGCTGTTGAACTGGAAGTCAGTGAATTTGGAGGTCATGTGGGGTTTGTATCAGGAAGTATTTTCCATCCGGAGTACTGGATGGAAAAAAGAGTTGTAAAGTTTTTTTATTTACGAGCGTGA
- a CDS encoding bifunctional diguanylate cyclase/phosphodiesterase — MLLSQTKEREYRFKLALRMALPIFALILAFIFHTLISNYTTLEISFYIEAVLLLLVSIYFIFFLIYKGFDVKITDSVTKTFSREYLYQFLQKEIKQKKEYTLILISIDNLNDINSLYGLKNGDKVLKYVVDWITEYLKKEGIENFPIGHIKGGDFIIGLDGAKDKYSTLLELICLKSNDLNVDDIEIKISGAITDTSYSKDLNYLIENLFDLQNKNKNMKYKEEESINPNELELLVIDAIENKNLLIMSQAVYDNKNNVVFRECYIKLKGQNRKIIHPKTYLKVINKLGLGVSFDLMVLEEILKNCQYRENIYAINVLPTSLRNDKFLSKTKELLKECSDKKIMFVLSEMQYYSYISRYNSIIKSLKALGVLIAIDRLGSLHTSFLYLRELNIDVVRFDTYYSNKEKLVHNRNIIDGFIVMAHEKGVKTWIKNIEDKEVYTVAKEMKIDYLEGKYLSEIETVLN, encoded by the coding sequence ATGTTATTGTCCCAAACAAAAGAGAGGGAATACCGTTTTAAGCTTGCACTTAGAATGGCTTTACCTATCTTTGCTCTTATACTTGCTTTCATTTTTCATACACTTATCAGCAATTATACTACACTTGAAATATCATTTTATATAGAAGCTGTTTTACTTTTACTTGTCAGTATCTACTTTATTTTTTTTCTTATATACAAAGGATTTGATGTAAAAATAACAGACAGTGTTACAAAAACATTCAGCAGGGAATATTTATACCAGTTTTTGCAAAAAGAGATAAAACAGAAAAAAGAATATACTCTGATTCTTATAAGTATAGATAATTTAAACGATATAAATTCTCTTTACGGATTAAAAAACGGAGATAAAGTTTTAAAGTATGTTGTTGATTGGATAACAGAGTATTTAAAAAAAGAGGGGATTGAAAATTTTCCTATTGGTCACATTAAAGGCGGTGATTTTATCATAGGACTTGATGGGGCAAAAGACAAATACAGCACTTTGCTGGAACTTATATGTCTAAAATCGAATGATTTGAATGTGGATGATATAGAAATAAAAATATCAGGAGCTATTACAGATACGAGTTATTCAAAAGATTTAAATTACCTCATAGAAAACCTTTTTGATCTTCAAAACAAAAACAAAAATATGAAATACAAAGAAGAAGAGAGTATTAATCCAAATGAATTGGAATTATTGGTCATTGATGCTATTGAAAATAAAAATCTTCTTATTATGTCACAGGCAGTTTATGACAATAAAAACAATGTAGTCTTTAGAGAATGTTATATAAAACTCAAAGGACAAAACAGAAAAATAATTCATCCTAAAACATACTTGAAAGTTATTAACAAACTGGGACTCGGTGTGAGTTTTGATTTGATGGTTTTAGAAGAAATTTTAAAGAACTGCCAATACAGAGAAAATATTTATGCAATCAATGTTTTACCTACATCACTGAGAAATGACAAGTTTCTTTCAAAAACAAAAGAACTTTTAAAAGAATGTTCTGACAAAAAAATAATGTTTGTTTTAAGTGAAATGCAGTATTATTCTTATATAAGCAGATATAATAGTATAATAAAATCATTAAAAGCTTTGGGTGTCCTTATAGCCATAGACAGATTAGGTTCACTGCATACAAGTTTTTTATATTTAAGAGAATTAAATATTGATGTAGTCCGATTTGACACCTATTATTCAAATAAAGAAAAATTAGTTCACAATCGGAATATAATTGATGGTTTTATTGTTATGGCTCATGAAAAAGGTGTAAAAACCTGGATAAAAAACATAGAAGACAAAGAGGTTTACACTGTTGCCAAAGAGATGAAAATTGATTATCTCGAAGGAAAATATCTCTCAGAAATTGAAACTGTTCTAAACTAA
- the cas9 gene encoding type II CRISPR RNA-guided endonuclease Cas9 (Cas9, originally named Csn1, is the large, multifunctional signature protein of type II CRISPR/Cas systems. It is well known even to general audiences because its RNA-guided endonuclease activity has made it a popular tool for custom editing of eukaryotic genomes.) has translation MKQILSLDLGITSVGYSVIQEHETDKYSLVDYGVSMFDKPTDKDGNSKKLLHSQALSAKKLHKLRKQRKQKLASLFEKYNLGNRQELLEQEKNNIYKNKWELHGKTVFEKKLSIGEIFTILYHIAKHRGYKSLDSGDLLEELCDSLGIETEANKSKKDDERGQIKQALKNIEALREKHSQKTVAQIIYELENKKENPIFRNHDNYNYMIRREYINDEIRKIIKVQDAFGAFDNNLDSDAFVNDVVAVIDDQKESTNDLSLFGKCEYYSEYYVAHQYSLLSDIFKMYQAVANITFNKEKIKITKEQIALVAQDFLDKVKNAKSVKDIKYKDIRKILKLDDNVKIFNKDDSYLSRGKTQENSIVKFHFVDTLSKIDKSFVKDIFSSDESYALMREIFDVLHYEKSPKLIYEQLKNKISNEQVIIDLIRNKKGNSLNISSFAMLQLLPYFEEGLTLDEIKQKLGLQRQEDYAEYKKGIKYLHITSYEKDDDLEINNHPVKYAVSAALRVVKYLHAKYGAFDEIKVESTRELSLNEKAKKEIEKANRAFEKEIQQIVENTEYQKIAQSYGKNLHKYARKILMWEEQERFDIYSGKSIGITDIFSNNVDIDHIVPRSLGGLSVKHNFVLIHRDENLQKSNQLPMNYVADKETYKNRVEHLFHEHKINWKKRKNLLANNLDEIYKDTFESKSLRATSYIEALTAQVLKRYYPFQDVKKLKDGSAVRHLQGRATSNIRKVLGVKTKNRETNIHHAIDAILIGVTNHSWLQKLSNTFRENFGRINDEARKNIKKALPYMDGLEIKDLVKEIESQYNSFGEDSIFYKDIWGKVKTVNFWVSKKPMSSKVHKDTIYAKKDDGIYTVRENIIAKFIGLKVTPMTSPEEFIKKFHKDILQKMYSFKTNPHDIICKIVEQRAEEIKELLWNFEFLDVKNKEQMSEAKTKLELLIHKALVDNNGNIIRKVKFYQTNLPGFNIRGGLATKEKTFIGFRAYKNGEKLEYDRIDVANFAKIQKNNDGSFKAYKNDVVFFVYKNGSFRGGQIVSYIKKSSGSKLCAFLNPRFPTASEYQPSSFCKIEKGKHSGAKQQSIGSAIGIIKLHLDILGNIKSYQILGNAESQILNEIKSIVSQ, from the coding sequence ATGAAACAAATACTCTCTCTTGATTTAGGAATTACATCTGTTGGTTACTCAGTTATACAAGAACATGAAACAGACAAATATTCTCTTGTAGATTATGGGGTTAGCATGTTTGATAAACCAACTGATAAAGATGGCAATTCAAAAAAACTTCTGCATTCTCAAGCACTGAGTGCAAAAAAACTCCATAAACTTAGAAAACAACGAAAACAAAAGTTAGCTTCTCTTTTTGAAAAATATAATCTTGGAAACAGACAAGAATTATTAGAACAAGAAAAAAATAATATTTATAAAAACAAATGGGAACTCCATGGAAAAACAGTATTTGAAAAAAAGTTGAGTATTGGTGAAATTTTTACTATTTTATATCATATAGCAAAACATCGAGGGTATAAGTCACTTGACAGCGGGGATTTACTTGAAGAGTTATGTGACTCTTTAGGCATAGAAACAGAGGCTAACAAATCAAAAAAAGATGATGAGCGAGGGCAAATAAAACAGGCACTAAAAAATATTGAAGCACTGCGTGAGAAACATTCACAAAAAACAGTAGCGCAAATTATTTATGAGTTAGAAAACAAAAAAGAGAATCCTATATTTCGCAATCACGACAATTATAATTATATGATACGCCGTGAGTATATAAATGATGAAATAAGAAAAATTATTAAAGTTCAGGATGCTTTTGGTGCGTTTGACAATAATTTGGATAGTGATGCTTTTGTAAATGATGTTGTAGCTGTAATAGATGACCAAAAAGAATCAACAAATGACCTGTCGTTGTTTGGAAAATGTGAATACTATTCAGAATATTATGTAGCGCATCAGTATTCTTTACTAAGTGATATTTTTAAGATGTATCAAGCTGTTGCAAACATTACATTTAACAAAGAAAAGATAAAAATTACCAAAGAACAGATTGCTCTTGTTGCCCAAGATTTTTTAGATAAAGTGAAAAATGCAAAGAGTGTCAAAGATATTAAATACAAAGATATTCGTAAGATTTTAAAATTAGATGATAATGTAAAAATTTTTAATAAAGATGATAGCTATCTAAGTAGAGGAAAAACACAGGAAAACAGTATAGTAAAATTTCATTTTGTAGATACTCTCTCTAAAATAGATAAAAGTTTTGTGAAAGATATTTTTTCCAGCGATGAAAGTTATGCGCTGATGCGTGAGATATTTGATGTGCTGCATTATGAAAAATCTCCTAAGTTAATTTATGAGCAACTAAAAAATAAAATTAGCAATGAACAGGTAATTATTGATTTGATTCGTAATAAAAAAGGAAATTCTTTAAATATTTCTTCTTTTGCTATGTTGCAACTGCTTCCTTATTTTGAAGAGGGGTTGACATTAGATGAGATTAAGCAAAAGCTTGGACTCCAAAGGCAAGAAGATTATGCTGAGTATAAAAAAGGAATAAAATATCTTCATATCACAAGTTATGAAAAAGATGATGATTTAGAAATAAATAATCATCCTGTCAAATATGCTGTTAGTGCAGCTTTACGTGTTGTCAAATATCTTCATGCAAAATATGGAGCTTTCGATGAGATAAAAGTAGAAAGCACAAGAGAATTGAGCTTGAATGAAAAGGCTAAAAAAGAGATAGAAAAAGCCAACAGAGCATTTGAAAAAGAGATACAACAGATAGTAGAAAATACCGAGTATCAAAAGATAGCGCAAAGCTACGGAAAAAATCTTCATAAATATGCCCGTAAAATATTGATGTGGGAAGAGCAAGAGCGATTCGATATTTACAGTGGTAAAAGTATAGGAATAACAGATATTTTTTCTAACAATGTAGATATTGACCATATAGTTCCAAGAAGTTTGGGTGGGCTTAGTGTCAAACATAATTTTGTATTAATACATCGTGATGAAAATCTTCAAAAATCCAATCAACTGCCAATGAATTATGTAGCAGATAAAGAAACATATAAAAACAGAGTAGAGCATCTTTTTCATGAACATAAAATTAATTGGAAAAAAAGAAAGAATCTTTTAGCCAACAATCTTGATGAGATATATAAAGATACATTTGAATCGAAATCTCTACGGGCAACAAGCTATATTGAAGCTTTGACGGCACAAGTTTTGAAGCGTTATTATCCCTTTCAAGATGTAAAAAAATTAAAAGATGGCTCTGCTGTAAGACATTTACAAGGGAGAGCAACTTCAAATATTCGCAAAGTATTGGGTGTAAAGACAAAAAATAGAGAGACAAACATACATCATGCAATAGATGCTATTTTAATTGGAGTAACAAATCATTCTTGGTTACAAAAACTCTCAAATACTTTCAGAGAAAATTTTGGACGTATTAATGATGAAGCACGTAAAAACATCAAAAAAGCACTGCCCTATATGGATGGTTTAGAGATAAAAGATTTGGTGAAGGAGATAGAATCGCAATATAACAGTTTTGGAGAGGATTCTATCTTTTACAAGGATATTTGGGGAAAAGTAAAAACAGTTAATTTTTGGGTTTCAAAAAAACCAATGAGTTCAAAAGTACATAAAGATACTATTTATGCAAAAAAAGATGATGGTATTTATACCGTCAGAGAAAATATTATTGCAAAATTTATAGGGCTTAAAGTCACACCAATGACATCACCAGAAGAGTTTATTAAAAAATTTCATAAAGATATATTACAAAAGATGTATAGTTTTAAAACAAACCCTCATGATATTATTTGTAAGATTGTAGAACAAAGAGCTGAAGAAATTAAAGAGTTGCTTTGGAATTTTGAATTTTTGGATGTTAAAAATAAAGAGCAGATGAGTGAAGCAAAAACAAAACTTGAGTTACTTATACATAAAGCTTTAGTGGACAATAATGGAAATATTATTCGTAAAGTAAAGTTTTATCAGACAAATCTCCCCGGTTTTAATATCCGTGGCGGACTTGCAACAAAAGAAAAAACTTTTATAGGTTTTAGAGCCTATAAAAATGGTGAAAAGTTAGAATATGATCGTATTGATGTAGCAAATTTTGCAAAGATACAAAAAAATAATGACGGAAGTTTTAAGGCGTATAAAAATGATGTTGTTTTCTTTGTTTACAAGAATGGAAGCTTTAGAGGTGGTCAAATAGTCAGTTATATTAAAAAGTCTTCAGGTAGTAAATTATGTGCATTTTTAAATCCAAGATTTCCAACTGCAAGTGAATATCAACCATCTTCATTTTGTAAAATTGAAAAAGGGAAACATTCAGGAGCAAAACAACAGAGTATTGGTTCTGCTATAGGAATTATAAAACTACATCTTGATATATTGGGAAATATAAAATCATATCAGATTTTAGGTAATGCTGAGAGTCAAATTTTGAACGAGATAAAGAGTATAGTGAGTCAATAA
- the cas1 gene encoding type II CRISPR-associated endonuclease Cas1 → MGFKVLHLTRPCKIKIQNANMHLYFYDDANEVKVTLRDIDFLLFDNTQFSITGATLQLLAQSNIATLFIDEVYHPCAILTPYHQHSTMSEIAHAQVSLDVTFKSKSWQNIIISKVKNQAEVLAFMSLDTANELREFAKKVTLYDANQDEAQAARLYWKSLFNMQTFRREQGSEDIVNVMLNYVYAIVRACIARDVSVSGMLPVFGIWHKNKYNAFALVDDLMEPFRPVCDLYVKLLLNKKYHAANNLSTNIKRDLIAILNKEYLIINDGVSTVITAIGLFVREYKKSMMMQSAETLIFPRINTEKFYNEFF, encoded by the coding sequence ATGGGTTTTAAAGTTTTACATCTCACACGACCATGTAAGATAAAAATTCAAAATGCTAATATGCATCTCTATTTTTATGATGACGCAAATGAAGTAAAAGTTACACTGCGTGATATAGATTTTCTTCTTTTCGATAATACACAGTTCTCTATAACTGGGGCAACCTTACAACTTTTAGCACAGTCAAATATTGCGACACTGTTTATAGACGAAGTGTATCATCCTTGTGCTATTCTTACACCATATCATCAACACTCAACGATGAGCGAAATAGCACATGCTCAAGTGTCGTTAGATGTTACATTTAAAAGTAAATCTTGGCAAAATATCATTATATCAAAAGTGAAAAATCAAGCAGAAGTTCTTGCTTTTATGTCTTTAGACACTGCTAATGAATTGCGAGAGTTTGCAAAAAAAGTGACTTTGTATGATGCAAATCAAGATGAAGCACAGGCTGCAAGACTCTATTGGAAATCACTTTTTAATATGCAAACTTTTAGACGTGAACAAGGCAGTGAAGATATTGTCAATGTGATGCTTAATTATGTTTATGCAATAGTACGTGCTTGTATTGCAAGAGATGTAAGTGTGAGTGGTATGCTACCGGTTTTTGGCATTTGGCATAAAAATAAGTATAATGCCTTTGCCTTAGTGGATGATTTGATGGAACCCTTTCGTCCTGTATGTGATTTATATGTTAAATTGTTACTCAATAAAAAATATCATGCTGCCAATAATCTTAGCACAAATATTAAACGAGATTTGATTGCTATTTTAAACAAAGAGTATTTAATTATAAATGATGGTGTTTCGACTGTGATAACAGCCATTGGCCTGTTTGTACGAGAGTATAAGAAATCTATGATGATGCAAAGTGCAGAAACACTTATTTTTCCAAGAATCAATACAGAGAAATTTTACAATGAGTTCTTTTAG
- a CDS encoding CCA tRNA nucleotidyltransferase → MITYPKSLDTIFHKLYRHNILPVIVGGYIRDALLGIPSNDIDIELYGVSSLDKVEEILQEFGNVNSVGKSFGVCKMDYKNLDLDFSLPREDNKIASGHQGFTIKIDKNLDFKTAALRRDFTINAIGYDVVSKKMLDPYHGREDLDKKILRSVDKQKFKEDPLRVLRAVVFASRFHMKLDKTLMFTCKEMIKEKLLEELPKERVFQELQKLLLKSDKPSLGFNLLKNLGAFSFFKELAFLNTQEYKEVFNSLDMLKQLPITNDKEFVILALAVITSKFSTIQTQTFLQRVTNEKKLIEKVLQLHTIDFDLDNFNDYDIYKLAQKTDIAFYAHYLHVTQKKKKDTEYLLKKAKKLNVLHKPISPLIRGKDLIELGLQPSKEFSKILQSVYQAQIQNIFNTKSDALIWLKKNLLS, encoded by the coding sequence ATGATTACCTATCCAAAGAGTCTCGATACTATTTTTCACAAATTATACAGACACAATATACTCCCTGTCATTGTAGGCGGTTATATTCGCGATGCGCTTTTGGGAATTCCTTCAAATGATATTGATATCGAACTCTACGGCGTCAGTTCTCTTGATAAAGTGGAAGAAATTTTGCAGGAATTTGGAAATGTGAACAGTGTAGGAAAGAGTTTTGGTGTATGCAAGATGGACTATAAAAATTTGGATTTGGATTTTTCTCTGCCAAGAGAAGATAACAAAATTGCTTCGGGACATCAGGGTTTTACAATCAAAATTGATAAAAATCTGGATTTTAAAACAGCTGCACTCAGAAGAGATTTTACCATCAATGCCATAGGCTATGATGTTGTCAGTAAAAAAATGTTGGATCCTTATCACGGCAGAGAAGATTTAGATAAAAAAATATTACGTTCTGTGGATAAACAAAAATTTAAAGAGGATCCTTTGCGGGTTCTTCGTGCCGTTGTCTTTGCATCCCGCTTCCATATGAAGCTTGATAAAACTCTTATGTTTACATGTAAAGAGATGATAAAAGAAAAACTTCTTGAAGAGCTTCCAAAAGAAAGAGTTTTTCAAGAATTACAAAAGCTTCTTCTAAAATCAGACAAACCGTCTCTTGGATTTAATCTTCTTAAAAACTTAGGAGCATTTTCATTTTTTAAAGAACTTGCATTTCTAAATACACAAGAGTATAAAGAAGTTTTCAACTCTTTGGACATGTTAAAACAGCTGCCAATAACAAATGATAAAGAGTTTGTTATACTTGCTTTGGCTGTTATAACATCAAAGTTTTCGACCATACAGACACAGACATTTTTACAGAGAGTCACAAATGAAAAAAAATTAATTGAAAAAGTTTTACAGCTTCATACAATTGATTTTGATTTAGACAATTTTAATGATTATGATATATACAAACTTGCCCAAAAAACAGATATTGCATTTTATGCACACTACTTACATGTAACGCAGAAGAAAAAAAAAGATACAGAGTACTTACTCAAAAAAGCAAAAAAACTCAATGTACTTCATAAACCAATCTCTCCTTTAATCAGGGGAAAAGATTTAATTGAACTCGGTCTACAGCCATCAAAAGAGTTTTCAAAAATACTCCAATCAGTATATCAGGCACAAATCCAAAATATTTTTAACACTAAATCTGATGCTCTCATCTGGCTCAAAAAAAATCTACTTTCCTAA
- a CDS encoding ribonucleotide-diphosphate reductase subunit beta, which yields MNRKQIYNPDSTENVNDRKVFGGNPTGIFELNNIKYQWAYNLWEMMLNNTWFPKEVDMTRDVNDYKQLTDAEKTAYDKALSQLIFMDSLQTNNLIDNVNPYVTAPEINLILVRQSFEEALHSQSYAVMVDSISTNSEEIYDLWRRDMMLKHKNDTIAAVYQELAKNPTDTNFVKACFANQILEGIYFYSGFTYIYTLARSGKMLGSAQMIRFIQRDEVTHLVLFQNLINTLRKERSDLFTDALRADVIEMFKEAVKLETEWGKYITQGQILGLTDGIVEQYIQYLADDRLNSVGFDKLYNVSNPIKWVDDFAKFNDQKTNFFEGTVTNYSKGSLSFDDDF from the coding sequence ATGAACAGAAAACAGATATATAACCCTGACTCAACTGAAAATGTTAATGACAGAAAAGTCTTTGGCGGAAATCCGACAGGTATTTTTGAACTCAACAACATTAAATACCAATGGGCATATAATCTGTGGGAGATGATGCTCAACAACACATGGTTTCCAAAAGAAGTTGATATGACACGGGATGTCAATGATTACAAACAACTCACTGATGCGGAAAAAACAGCCTATGACAAAGCACTTTCTCAGCTTATTTTTATGGATTCTCTACAGACAAACAATTTAATAGACAATGTAAATCCTTATGTGACTGCCCCTGAGATAAATCTTATTTTGGTGCGTCAGTCTTTTGAAGAGGCTCTGCATTCACAAAGTTATGCGGTGATGGTTGACAGCATCTCTACAAATTCGGAAGAGATATATGATCTGTGGCGCAGAGATATGATGCTCAAACACAAAAATGATACGATTGCCGCAGTCTATCAGGAACTGGCAAAAAATCCGACAGATACAAATTTTGTCAAAGCATGTTTTGCAAATCAGATACTTGAAGGCATCTATTTTTACAGTGGTTTTACCTACATCTATACACTGGCACGTTCGGGAAAAATGCTAGGTTCGGCACAGATGATTCGTTTTATTCAGCGGGATGAAGTGACACACCTGGTGCTTTTTCAAAACCTTATTAACACACTCAGAAAAGAGCGATCGGACCTTTTTACCGATGCCCTCAGAGCAGATGTTATAGAGATGTTTAAAGAAGCTGTCAAGCTTGAGACCGAGTGGGGCAAATATATCACGCAGGGACAGATTTTAGGTTTGACAGACGGGATTGTTGAGCAGTATATTCAGTATCTTGCCGATGACAGATTAAACTCTGTCGGTTTTGACAAGCTGTACAATGTCTCCAACCCTATCAAATGGGTAGATGACTTTGCAAAATTCAATGACCAGAAAACAAACTTCTTTGAAGGCACTGTAACAAATTACTCAAAAGGCAGCCTTTCGTTTGATGATGACTTCTAG
- the typA gene encoding translational GTPase TypA: MQKIRNIAVIAHVDHGKTTLVDGLLEQSGTFGSHEQHDERAMDSNDIEKERGITILSKNTAIRYKDYKINIIDTPGHADFGGEVERVLKMVDGVLVLVDAYEGVMPQTKFVVKKMLALGKMPIVVINKIDKPSADPERVVDEMFDLFADMGATDEQQDFPIIYAAARDGMAKMDMDDPDGDFECIFETIINKIPEPEGDAQNPLQAQVFTLDYDNYVGKIGISRIFNGTVHKGDNVMLAKADGEMVKGKISKLIGFHGLNRMEIDEAEAGDIVAFAGMETVDVGDTIADPVNPVALDPMHVEEPTLTVVFAVNDSPLAGKEGKHVTSNKLRERLEFEMNTNVAMRLEVVGEGKFKVSGRGELQITVLAENMRREDFEFSISRPEVITKEINGVKCEPYEHLVIDVPEDLSGTVIERLGKRKAEMKSMLPMGQGFQRIEFEIPARALIGFRGQFLTDTKGEGVMNHSFLEFRPFSGEVESRSYGALVSMTSGSTLAFSLFGIQDRGVLFIGVQTEVYEGMIIGEHSRSNDLVVNPIKGKAQSNVRSSGADEAIKLVPPRDMSLERALEWIEDDELLEVTPKNIRIRKKFLTESERKRHARK, from the coding sequence ATGCAAAAAATTAGAAATATTGCCGTTATCGCTCACGTTGACCACGGTAAAACTACACTGGTTGATGGGCTCTTGGAGCAATCCGGTACATTCGGTTCTCACGAACAACATGATGAAAGAGCGATGGATAGTAATGACATCGAAAAAGAGCGTGGTATTACGATTCTTTCAAAAAATACAGCTATTCGTTATAAAGATTATAAAATCAATATTATAGATACTCCGGGCCACGCCGATTTTGGTGGGGAAGTTGAACGTGTTCTTAAAATGGTTGATGGTGTTTTGGTGCTTGTTGATGCCTATGAAGGTGTTATGCCTCAAACAAAATTTGTTGTGAAAAAAATGTTGGCACTCGGTAAAATGCCAATTGTTGTTATCAATAAAATTGACAAACCTTCTGCTGATCCTGAGCGTGTTGTAGATGAGATGTTTGACCTTTTTGCAGATATGGGTGCAACAGACGAACAGCAGGATTTTCCTATTATTTATGCAGCGGCTCGTGACGGGATGGCAAAAATGGATATGGATGATCCTGATGGAGATTTTGAGTGTATTTTTGAAACAATCATCAATAAAATTCCTGAACCTGAAGGGGATGCACAAAATCCTCTCCAGGCACAGGTATTTACACTTGATTATGACAACTATGTCGGTAAAATCGGTATCAGTCGTATCTTTAACGGTACTGTTCACAAAGGTGACAATGTTATGCTTGCAAAAGCTGACGGGGAAATGGTCAAAGGAAAGATATCCAAACTTATCGGTTTTCACGGACTCAACCGTATGGAAATAGATGAAGCTGAAGCCGGAGATATTGTTGCATTTGCAGGAATGGAAACTGTTGATGTGGGAGACACTATAGCAGACCCTGTCAATCCTGTTGCACTTGACCCTATGCATGTGGAAGAGCCAACACTTACGGTTGTATTTGCAGTAAATGATTCTCCTTTGGCAGGTAAAGAGGGGAAACACGTAACATCAAACAAGCTTCGTGAAAGACTTGAATTTGAGATGAATACCAATGTTGCTATGCGTCTTGAGGTTGTTGGTGAAGGTAAATTTAAAGTTTCCGGTCGCGGTGAGTTACAAATCACGGTACTTGCCGAAAATATGCGCCGTGAAGATTTTGAATTTTCGATTTCACGCCCGGAAGTTATCACTAAAGAGATTAACGGTGTAAAATGTGAACCGTATGAGCATTTGGTTATTGATGTTCCTGAAGATTTAAGCGGTACGGTAATTGAGCGCTTAGGAAAAAGAAAAGCGGAAATGAAATCAATGCTTCCGATGGGACAGGGTTTTCAGAGAATCGAATTTGAAATTCCGGCACGTGCCTTAATCGGTTTCCGTGGACAGTTTTTGACAGATACAAAAGGTGAGGGTGTGATGAATCACTCTTTCTTGGAATTCCGTCCGTTCTCAGGTGAAGTGGAGTCACGTTCATACGGTGCCCTTGTTTCTATGACATCGGGTTCTACGCTGGCTTTCTCACTTTTTGGTATTCAAGACCGTGGTGTTCTTTTTATCGGTGTGCAGACTGAAGTGTATGAGGGTATGATTATCGGTGAGCATTCTCGTTCAAATGACCTGGTGGTTAATCCTATTAAAGGAAAAGCACAGTCAAATGTCCGTTCAAGCGGTGCTGATGAAGCGATTAAACTTGTACCGCCACGCGATATGTCACTGGAACGTGCATTAGAGTGGATAGAAGATGATGAACTTCTTGAAGTAACACCTAAAAATATTCGTATTCGTAAGAAATTTTTAACAGAGAGTGAAAGAAAACGTCACGCTCGTAAATAA